One segment of Pleomorphomonas sp. PLEO DNA contains the following:
- the pyc gene encoding pyruvate carboxylase, which translates to MPITKVLVANRSEIAIRVFRAANELGLKTVAVFAEEDRLALHRFKADEAYQIGAGLGPIEAYLSISEILRVAKESKADAIHPGYGLLSESPEFAEACRDAGITFIGPSPETMRQLGNKVAARNLAIEAGVPVMPATDPLPDDMEVVKAEAKRIGYPLMLKASWGGGGRGMRVIRDEATLLREAVTAKREAMAAFGKDEIYLEKLVERARHVEVQILGDTHGNIVHLFERDCSVQRRHQKVVERAPAPYLTDAQRAEITGYGVTIAKAANYYSAGTVEFLMDSDTGAFYFIEVNPRIQVEHTVTEEVTGIDVVRAQIRILEGAKIGSPESGVPLQEDIRLHGHALQCRITTEDPEQNFIPDYGRITAYRGATGFGIRLDGGTAYAGAVITRFYDPLLEKVTAWAPTPLEAINRMMRALREFRIRGVATNLTFLESIISHPKFQQNRYTTRFIDETPELFQLVKRRDRATKLLTYIADVTVNGHPETRSRPRPGEGAKPVVPVFSGGVTPGTRDLLTSRGPEALAKWIREQTNVLITDTTMRDGHQSLLATRMRTHDMANIAEAYARGLPGLFSLECWGGATFDVAMRFLTEDPWERLAKIRDKAPNILMQMLLRGSNGVGYKNYADNVVRHFVQQAASSGVDVFRVFDCLNWIDNMRVSMDAVLDQGKVLEAAICYTGDILDPDRAKYDLKYYVGMTRELDHAGAHIIAIKDMAGLLKPAAARVLFRAMREATDLPIHFHTHDTSGISAASVLAAVEEGVDIVDAAMDAFSGNTSQPCLGSIVAALEGGPRPTGLDQQAIRRISFYWEAVRHKYAAFENDLKGPASEVYLHEMPGGQFTNLKEQARSLGLETRWHDVARTYADVNRMFGDIVKVTPSSKVVGDMALLMVSSALTPADVLDPEKDVAFPDSVVEMFHGDLGQPPGGWPKDLQAKILKGAEPITVPPGSLIPPADLEAMRAELAEKVSWAPTEQDLASYLMYPKVFLDFAKSQETYGPTSVLPTPVYFYGMQAGDELTIELERGKSLVLICQAVGESDNEGMVRVFFELNGQPRMVRVPDRSNAASAQTQRRKADAGDPSQVAAPMPGVVSTLAVKPGQTVKAGDVLLSIEAMKMETSIHAERDGTIAEVLIAAGAQIDAKDLLVVLKE; encoded by the coding sequence GTGCCCATCACCAAGGTGCTTGTCGCCAACCGATCCGAAATCGCCATCCGCGTTTTCCGCGCCGCCAACGAGCTCGGCCTCAAGACGGTTGCCGTCTTTGCCGAGGAGGATCGGCTGGCGTTGCACCGCTTCAAGGCCGACGAGGCCTATCAGATCGGCGCCGGCCTTGGACCGATCGAGGCTTATCTCAGCATTTCCGAGATCTTGCGCGTCGCCAAGGAGTCCAAGGCCGATGCGATCCATCCCGGCTATGGCCTTCTGTCGGAGAGTCCGGAGTTCGCCGAGGCCTGTCGCGACGCCGGCATTACGTTTATCGGCCCATCGCCGGAGACCATGCGCCAGCTTGGCAATAAAGTGGCGGCACGCAACCTGGCCATCGAGGCCGGCGTGCCGGTGATGCCGGCCACCGATCCGCTGCCCGACGACATGGAGGTGGTGAAGGCGGAAGCCAAGCGCATCGGCTACCCGCTGATGTTGAAGGCCTCGTGGGGCGGCGGCGGGCGCGGCATGCGCGTCATCCGCGATGAGGCGACGCTGCTGCGCGAGGCGGTTACCGCCAAGCGCGAGGCGATGGCCGCCTTCGGCAAGGACGAGATCTATCTCGAGAAGCTGGTGGAGCGGGCTCGCCATGTCGAGGTGCAGATCCTCGGCGACACCCATGGCAATATCGTTCATCTGTTCGAACGCGACTGTTCGGTACAGCGCCGCCACCAGAAGGTGGTCGAGCGGGCACCGGCGCCCTATCTGACCGATGCCCAGCGCGCGGAAATCACCGGCTATGGCGTCACCATCGCCAAGGCGGCCAATTATTACTCGGCCGGCACCGTCGAATTTCTGATGGATTCCGATACCGGCGCCTTTTACTTCATCGAGGTCAATCCGCGTATTCAGGTCGAACACACCGTCACCGAAGAGGTGACGGGTATCGACGTGGTGCGTGCTCAGATCCGTATTCTCGAGGGTGCCAAGATCGGCTCCCCCGAGTCCGGCGTGCCGCTGCAGGAAGATATCCGGCTTCACGGCCATGCGCTGCAATGCCGCATCACCACCGAGGATCCCGAGCAGAACTTCATTCCCGACTATGGCCGCATCACAGCCTATCGCGGCGCCACCGGCTTCGGTATCCGCCTCGATGGCGGCACAGCCTATGCCGGCGCGGTGATCACTCGCTTCTACGATCCGCTGCTTGAGAAGGTGACCGCCTGGGCTCCGACGCCCTTGGAAGCGATCAACCGCATGATGCGGGCGCTGCGCGAATTCCGCATCCGTGGCGTTGCCACCAACCTCACCTTCCTTGAGAGCATCATCTCCCATCCGAAGTTCCAGCAGAACCGCTACACCACGCGTTTCATCGACGAGACGCCGGAGCTGTTCCAACTGGTCAAGCGCCGGGATCGGGCGACCAAGCTCCTGACCTACATCGCCGACGTCACCGTCAACGGCCATCCGGAAACGCGCAGCCGTCCGAGGCCGGGCGAGGGGGCAAAGCCAGTGGTGCCGGTGTTTTCCGGCGGCGTCACGCCGGGAACCCGCGATCTGCTGACATCGCGGGGGCCAGAGGCGCTTGCCAAATGGATCCGCGAGCAGACCAACGTCCTGATCACCGACACCACCATGCGCGACGGCCACCAATCGCTTCTGGCGACGCGCATGCGCACCCACGACATGGCGAACATCGCCGAGGCCTATGCACGCGGCCTGCCTGGTCTGTTCAGCCTGGAATGCTGGGGTGGCGCCACCTTCGACGTGGCGATGCGCTTCCTGACCGAGGATCCGTGGGAGCGGCTCGCCAAGATCCGCGACAAGGCGCCCAACATCCTGATGCAGATGCTGCTGCGTGGCTCGAACGGCGTCGGCTACAAGAACTACGCCGACAACGTCGTCCGTCATTTCGTGCAGCAGGCCGCGTCCAGTGGCGTCGACGTCTTCCGGGTGTTCGACTGCCTCAACTGGATCGACAACATGCGCGTCTCCATGGACGCCGTGCTCGATCAGGGCAAGGTGCTGGAAGCGGCCATCTGTTACACCGGTGACATCCTTGATCCCGACCGCGCCAAGTATGACCTCAAGTACTATGTCGGCATGACGCGGGAACTGGACCATGCCGGCGCTCACATCATTGCCATCAAGGACATGGCCGGCCTGTTGAAGCCGGCGGCGGCGCGCGTGTTGTTCCGGGCGATGCGCGAGGCCACCGACCTGCCGATCCACTTCCATACCCATGATACGTCCGGCATTTCCGCCGCGTCAGTGCTGGCGGCGGTGGAGGAGGGGGTCGACATCGTCGACGCTGCCATGGATGCCTTCTCAGGCAATACTTCGCAGCCCTGTCTCGGCTCGATCGTGGCGGCGCTGGAAGGCGGGCCGCGGCCGACCGGCCTCGACCAGCAGGCTATTCGCCGCATTTCCTTCTACTGGGAGGCGGTGCGCCACAAATATGCTGCCTTCGAGAACGACCTGAAGGGGCCGGCTTCGGAGGTCTATCTCCACGAGATGCCCGGTGGCCAGTTCACCAATCTCAAGGAACAGGCCCGCTCGCTGGGGCTCGAGACGCGCTGGCACGACGTGGCCAGGACGTATGCCGACGTCAACCGCATGTTCGGCGATATCGTCAAGGTGACGCCGTCGTCCAAGGTGGTGGGCGACATGGCGCTGCTGATGGTCTCTTCGGCTCTTACTCCCGCCGATGTACTTGATCCGGAGAAGGATGTCGCTTTCCCCGATTCGGTGGTGGAAATGTTCCACGGCGATCTGGGGCAGCCGCCGGGTGGCTGGCCGAAAGACCTTCAGGCCAAGATCCTGAAGGGCGCCGAGCCGATCACCGTGCCGCCGGGCTCGCTGATCCCACCGGCCGACCTTGAGGCAATGCGTGCCGAATTGGCCGAGAAGGTGTCCTGGGCGCCGACCGAACAGGACCTGGCCAGCTACCTGATGTATCCCAAGGTGTTCCTCGATTTTGCCAAGTCGCAGGAGACTTACGGACCGACATCGGTGCTGCCGACCCCTGTCTACTTCTACGGCATGCAAGCTGGTGACGAGCTGACCATCGAACTTGAGCGAGGCAAATCTCTGGTCCTGATCTGCCAGGCTGTTGGCGAGTCCGATAACGAAGGCATGGTCCGGGTGTTCTTCGAGCTCAACGGCCAGCCGCGCATGGTGCGCGTGCCTGACCGTTCGAACGCCGCTTCGGCCCAGACGCAACGACGCAAGGCCGATGCCGGCGATCCGAGCCAAGTGGCGGCGCCGATGCCGGGCGTCGTGTCGACATTGGCCGTCAAGCCGGGCCAGACGGTCAAGGCCGGCGACGTGCTGCTTTCCATCGAGGCGATGAAGATGGAAACGTCGATCCACGCCGAGCGCGACGGTACGATCGCCGAGGTGTTGATCGCCGCCGGCGCTCAGATCGATGCCAAGGACCTGCTGGTGGTGCTGAAGGAGTAG
- the mdoH gene encoding glucans biosynthesis glucosyltransferase MdoH — protein sequence MDSIVRDVAVSGRYAPGMPPEHPADMPAQNLKRFRRKDRRRLVNPRSRSSFLKRFAVIGGTAALLAYAVNEMYAVLALGDLTPVERVVLALFTVTFAWIALSSVASVFGFLKLVSRHFARPVAGSDEPLRKRTAMLMPTYNEDPSRVFAAIEAMARDVEALGQSHAFDWFVLADTTDPEVVLQEEAALLAARERIGSFTRIYYRRRRNNTAKKAGNVGDFCKRWASAYDHLLVLDADSLMEGRTIVELARRMEADPDAGLIQTIPMLVNGTTVMARLQQFAGRVYGPVVGTGLSWWVQKEGNFWGHNAIIRTEAFLSSAGLPELSGKPPFGGHIMSHDFVEAALIRRAGWNVIIADDLSGSYEESPPSLVDLAVRDRRWCQGNLQHLKVIGGRGLHWVSRSHILTGIMSYLASPLWLLLILSGLALTLQAHYIRPEYFKDEFQLFPSWPRIDAERALSLFALTMGVLFLPKVLGLLAFSLNSRDRKASGGFLGLFLSFIFEMVVSALVAPIMMLIQTGAVTEIVLHRDAGWKPQRRDDGGLPLRDLIVRHRWHVLAGLALAWAAIADSWELFAWLSPAIAGMVFAVPISSLTGSNAVGRFIKWLGLLRTPEEHHRPNIQGRLDEARPAYVEAVATAPSLVDIVADDDLLMQHLALIDRMAPRQPGRVDPVSALALAKVGEAETIEEGVSFLDAKERATLIATPRILDALAQKPLNRHVLVEAAARSA from the coding sequence ATGGACAGCATAGTTCGTGATGTCGCCGTTAGTGGGCGATATGCTCCCGGCATGCCGCCGGAACATCCCGCCGACATGCCGGCGCAAAATCTCAAGCGCTTTCGTCGTAAGGACCGACGGCGTCTGGTCAATCCTCGCAGTCGCTCGTCGTTCCTGAAGCGTTTCGCGGTGATCGGTGGTACGGCGGCGTTGCTCGCCTATGCCGTCAACGAGATGTACGCGGTGCTGGCGCTCGGCGACCTCACGCCGGTCGAACGCGTCGTGCTCGCCCTGTTCACCGTGACTTTTGCCTGGATTGCCTTGTCCTCGGTCGCCTCCGTGTTCGGCTTTCTGAAGCTGGTCAGCCGGCACTTCGCTCGGCCGGTGGCTGGATCGGACGAGCCGCTGCGCAAGCGCACGGCTATGCTGATGCCGACCTACAACGAGGATCCCTCGCGCGTCTTCGCTGCCATCGAAGCCATGGCGCGCGATGTCGAGGCGCTCGGCCAAAGCCACGCCTTCGACTGGTTCGTGTTGGCCGACACCACCGATCCGGAAGTGGTGCTGCAGGAAGAGGCGGCGTTGTTGGCCGCCCGCGAGCGCATCGGCAGCTTCACCCGCATCTACTACCGTCGGCGGCGCAACAACACTGCCAAGAAGGCGGGCAACGTCGGCGACTTCTGCAAGCGTTGGGCGAGCGCCTACGATCATCTCCTGGTGCTCGATGCCGACAGTCTGATGGAAGGGCGAACCATCGTCGAGCTGGCTCGCCGGATGGAAGCCGATCCCGACGCCGGTCTCATCCAGACCATTCCGATGCTCGTCAATGGCACGACGGTGATGGCGCGGCTGCAGCAGTTTGCCGGCCGGGTCTACGGACCGGTCGTAGGAACAGGTTTGTCCTGGTGGGTCCAGAAGGAAGGTAACTTCTGGGGTCATAACGCCATCATCCGCACCGAGGCCTTCCTGAGTTCCGCTGGCCTGCCCGAGTTGTCCGGCAAACCGCCGTTCGGCGGCCACATCATGAGCCACGACTTCGTCGAGGCGGCGCTGATCCGCCGCGCCGGCTGGAATGTCATCATTGCCGATGATCTCTCGGGATCCTACGAGGAAAGCCCACCGTCGTTGGTTGATCTCGCCGTCCGCGACCGCCGCTGGTGCCAGGGCAACTTGCAGCACCTCAAGGTGATCGGCGGACGGGGCCTGCACTGGGTATCGCGCTCCCATATCCTCACCGGCATCATGAGCTACCTCGCCTCGCCGTTGTGGCTGCTCCTGATCCTGTCCGGTCTCGCGCTGACGCTGCAGGCCCACTATATCCGGCCGGAATATTTCAAGGACGAGTTCCAGCTGTTCCCGTCCTGGCCGCGCATCGACGCCGAGCGAGCCCTCAGCTTGTTTGCGCTGACGATGGGCGTGCTGTTCCTGCCAAAGGTGCTTGGTCTCCTGGCTTTCTCTCTCAATTCGCGTGACCGCAAGGCATCGGGCGGCTTCCTCGGCCTCTTCCTGTCTTTCATCTTCGAAATGGTGGTGTCCGCACTGGTGGCGCCGATCATGATGCTGATCCAGACCGGCGCGGTCACTGAGATCGTGCTGCATCGCGACGCCGGCTGGAAGCCGCAGCGGCGCGACGATGGCGGCTTGCCGCTCCGCGATCTCATCGTGCGCCATCGCTGGCACGTACTGGCTGGCCTCGCGCTGGCCTGGGCGGCGATCGCCGATAGCTGGGAGCTGTTCGCCTGGCTGTCGCCAGCCATTGCCGGCATGGTGTTTGCCGTGCCGATCTCCAGTCTTACCGGCTCCAATGCCGTCGGGCGCTTCATCAAATGGCTCGGTCTTCTTAGGACCCCCGAGGAACATCATAGGCCCAACATCCAGGGACGTTTGGACGAGGCCCGGCCGGCTTATGTCGAGGCGGTTGCCACTGCGCCGAGCTTGGTCGACATCGTCGCCGATGACGATCTGCTGATGCAGCATCTCGCGCTGATCGACCGTATGGCGCCGCGGCAGCCCGGCCGCGTGGATCCTGTCTCCGCGTTGGCCCTCGCCAAGGTCGGAGAGGCAGAGACCATCGAAGAAGGGGTTTCCTTCCTCGATGCCAAGGAGCGGGCGACGCTGATCGCCACGCCACGCATTCTCGACGCGCTGGCGCAGAAGCCCCTCAACCGCCATGTCCTGGTAGAGGCGGCGGCGCGGTCCGCCTGA